A genomic region of Zea mays cultivar B73 chromosome 6, Zm-B73-REFERENCE-NAM-5.0, whole genome shotgun sequence contains the following coding sequences:
- the LOC103630984 gene encoding G-type lectin S-receptor-like serine/threonine-protein kinase At2g19130 produces MLSPSNSPLPLAVLALISYKLITLISIAFNPSLVCYLPRNLVRLIGFCCEGDKRLLLYEHVVNGSLDAHLFQHSNAVAVATALDWSKRYRITVGVARGLCYLHQSYRECIIHCDIKPENILLDASFAPKIADFGMAAFVGRDFSRVLTTFRGTAGYLAPEWLSGVPITPKVDVYSFGMVVLEIVSGQRNTPPQALSRETSAWRRRRGCAKSRSGASKTTSATGRPWLTLSAFLRASRSSICPQCQYYLQLLQHAPMRISCDR; encoded by the coding sequence ATGTTATCTCCTAGCAACTCTCCCCTTCCCCTAGCTGTACTGGCATTGATCTCTTACAAGCTCATAACTTTGATCTCCATTGCTTTCAATCCCTCACTGGTATGTTATCTACCTAGGAACCTGGTCAGACTGATCGGCTTTTGCTGCGAAGGCGACAAGAGGCTGCTTTTGTACGAGCACGTGGTGAACGGCTCCCTCGACGCGCATCTGTTCCAGCATAGcaacgccgtcgccgtcgccactgcGCTGGATTGGAGCAAGAGGTACAGGATCACCGTCGGGGTCGCAAGAGGACTGTGCTACCTACACCAGAGCTACCGCGAGTGCATCATCCACTGCGACATCAAGCCGGAGAACATCCTCCTCGATGCGTCCTTCGCGCCCAAGATCGCGGACTTCGGGATGGCGGCGTTCGTCGGCCGAGACTTCAGCCGGGTCCTGACCACGTTCCGGGGGACAGCAGGGTACCTCGCCCCGGAGTGGCTGAGCGGGGTCCCCATCACGCCCAAGGTGGACGTCTACAGCTTTGGCATGGTGGTCCTGGAGATCGTGTCCGGGCAGAGGAACACGCCGCCGCAGGCTCTCAGCAGGGAGACCTCAGCCTGGAGGAGGCGGAGAGGCTGTGCAAAGTCGCGTTCTGGTGCATCCAAGACGACGAGTGCGACCGGCCGACCATGGCTGACGTTGTCCGCGTTCTTGAGGGCCTCCAGGAGCTCGATATGCCCCCAGTGCCAATACTACTTGCAGCTATTACAGCACGCGCCAATGC